In the genome of Piliocolobus tephrosceles isolate RC106 chromosome 20, ASM277652v3, whole genome shotgun sequence, the window AACCCAGCAATCCTTGGCCAGAACTTACTCACCCGTCCCACTGGCACCATGAAGCCTGTGCTGCCTCTCCAGTTCCTGGTGGTGTTCTGCCTAGCACTGCAGCTGGTGCCTGGGAGTCCCAAGCAGCGTGTTCTGAGTAGGTGCTGGGTCTGGGCCCAAGGAGGGAAGTAACATTTGTGGACAGGAGAGGATCTGAGGGCTGACAGTCTGTCACACCTTTTGGAAAAATACAGTATCATGTTCAAGGGCCCAAGCTTTATTATTGGCAAGATCTAGGTTTGAATCCCTGCTCTgttgctgagtgaccttgggcaaagtaTCTGGGTCTTAGGTTTTTATCCTTATAATGAATACAATTATATGGGGATCGTTGGAGGAGAACAGATAATGCATGCAGACATAGCTCACTCTTACTAAACCATGGTAAATGCTCAGTACTATTAAATGCTGTAAATGTGATTAGCCTCATCATCCAGCTTAGTCTTGCTGCCCATGGCTGCTTGGATTCACTTTTCAAGCATTAAAACAGAGAGACAACAAAGTTGGTAGAACTCAAGCTGGAATCTACATAACCTTGGCCTTGGAGGATGTtttgggaaggaaggaaaggaagttttgcattttattcCACATTTTCAAACTCCAGAGGTACTACACAATTACCGGTAATTAGCATCAATGGGAAAGTGTAGAGTCCATCTCAGTAGCCACCACTGCCCAGCTCAACTCAAAAGAGCTCTGGCTATAGTAATGTTGACCTTAACCAATACCAAGTGGGAAAAGAACTGTTATTCATCATACATCCACTCTTCTATGGGGAAAACATCTTCAGAATACTGGTGGCTCAGAAGAGGGATATGTGTGGTAGCTCATGTGTCTGGGGAGGCTAGGTCCTGCTTTAGAAGTTTCAGAAAAGTCATGCAGGTTTGTAGGACTAAGAGGGACTAAGCAAGCTACAAGAAAATAGGAGTGCCCAGGGTAGAGTTAAATGAAGAGTCAGAATTTGAGGAAAGGCACAAAGAGGCTTTCTGAAAGACTGGTAAGTGCTGTGAGTGAAGTTGGGACCAGATACCCAGAAAAGGGGTCAAGACTTGAAAAGGGTGACCTCTCTGAGATCTCTGGATCATGGTGTCTATCCCTAAACTGCTCTTTTGAGCCCCAAGCTCTTCAAAGTGTGGACTAGTTCCAATTTCTTGCAGTGCCCCAGTGAGATACAGAACAGCTGAGAGGCCAGGGGTGAGTACTAGTTATTGGTCTCTGTTAAATTGTCTCAACAGCTTGGACCTCAGCTTCTTTTACCCCACTTCTGGTGCCATTTGCTTCTACAGTTATAGTTATGacctctttcttcattcattcctttcaaATCATCATAATATCCTATAGATTTCCTTCTAATTACAAATATTTGCAGAGCAATAGACCCACAGATGGGCAATAGAATGCCCCACTTTTGACTTTTGCACCCAAAGAAAGGGAGAGTCACAAGGTACAAAAATTAGGACCTGGAAGGGCTTGGGGAAAGGGGTTAATGGGGCCCATCCTTAGAGTTCAGGAGACTGTGGGTTGTGGCCTTAGGGAAGAATCTCCCAGGGCAGGTAGGTCTTAGCTTTGAACTGAAATACTTGGGGGTAAGGGAGGAAATAGGAAGTCAACATAAAGATGCTTATTCTTCTCTAACAGTAGAAAGTGGGGCATCCTGGTGCTCTGGCCTCCTGACTGAgagacacaaaagaagaaaaagaagctgaATCTTTGAACCCCATTCTGAAATCCCCACCCTTCTTACCATGAAAGAAGTCACTCCCAGAACTTACTTGTGAATTGGGTCCCAACTCTCTAATCCAGTACCTTCAGTTTACTCCTTGGTCTTCATCCTTTACCAAAACTTACCTTTCACTCATTattcctatacacaaataacCCACATTAGGTTAACCCCAGGGTAAACTATGTTGTTAACAAGAAGCTCTACAACTTGCTCAAGAATACACAATGAGTGAGTGCAGAACGAACGTACAAACCTCCTTCTTATTCACCACATACATCATTAATACCCTTGATATCGACCCAACCACAGTCAATGGGGACTTGGCATCTGAACTACAAGGATGGTGAATGACCAATGGGTGCAGAGTTTTACCGAACTCCATTCTTGATCAAAAAATATCCATGCCCTACTTCCCTGCTCAGAACTCAGACGAACGCAGCAGCTGAGGACAAAACCTGATGCCACCGCCCTGGAACCACGCAAAGCAGATGAGGGTGGCAGGTTTCCTGGCAGTTCCCTGGGCTTTCTGAGTTCTGAACATTACTCCAGCCTGTTGGTGAGGCCCTTCTCTTACTTGTTCTGTGTTTCAGAGGATATCTTGGAACCTCCACCCTGCATATCGGTACCTGAAAACTGTACTCAACTGTGTACAATGCAGGAAGATTGCCAGAAAGGATTTCAGTGCTGTTCATCCTTCTGTGGGATAGTCTGTTCATCAGATACACTTCAAAAGCGCAAGAGGTAAGAGATATCTCATATCCAGGCCTGATCCTAGAGCTGCTTGTGGGAGCCCAGCAGAAGAGTCTCTTACCAGCAACTGTGCTggatctctcctttcttttttcttggtggCCATGTTGCCAACATGCCCCTTCTCTTGACCAAGGGCAATTTCCATAAAAGTCCTGATTAGAAaagccctcctcccctcccaatCACCACATCCCATCACCAAATCCTTGaatctctgtctctgcctctctgaaCTCACCCACAAATCCCTTTATCCACAGACCTTCCCCCGACCCAGAATCCACCTTTATACCAGGGACACTCTACCTGCAGGTGTAACCAAAATCCCAAAGCAAAATTTGTCCTACAATTTTGCTTGCCCTCCTTTGACAAGACACCATCCTTTGGCCACCAGTGTTCTTGGGCTCTGGAGATCCAGCGCAAAGGAAGTTTTGGTTAATTGTCCAGACATTAACACTAGCCGCAAGTCTGCTAAATGGAGTGTGCTCCCAGGGCACAGAAAGAACGTAGAGTGCTGATGAGACATATGGTTTCTAATCCCATCTTGCAACTATGTCTTTCTATGACCTTGAGTAAGACAATTccctcttttttactttttctcatgaGTAAAATAAGGACTCTTGATTTTTCCTGCTTTGCAAGGCCcaaatgaaatttcaaaagacCCACAGTGAAAGACTCAATCAATGAGCCTCTTGAGAGAAGCctggcagtcttttttttttttttttttttttttgaggcggagtcttgctctgttgcctggactggagtgcagtggccggatctcagctcactgcaagctccgcctcccgggtttacgccattctcctgcctcagcctcccgagtagctgagactacaggcgcctgccacctcgcccagctagtttttgtatttttagtagagacggggtttcaccgtgttagccaggatggtctcgatctcctgacctcgtgatccgcccgtctcggcctcccaaagtgctgggattacaagcttgagccaccgtgcccggccgggaaGCCTGGCAGTCTTATTCCCTGCTGTATTCCCTACCATGAGCAGAATACCCAGCATATGAGATAATGTGCAGAGTGATTAAGCATGGGCTCAAAGCCAAACACCTGcgctcaaatcctggctctaccacttctTAGATAAGTGACCTTAGACAAGCTAATTAACCTCTCTCTGGGCATCAACTTCCTCATCTTTAAGACTCGAATAATAATAGTGAGGTTAAAATAGACAATCCATATAAGCTTTAAAACATTACTTGCCAACATAATTGCTGTGAATGCTGGCGATTAGGCAACCACTCCTTTTTGAAGAGACTAGCCCTTGCAATTAAATTCCACATCTTTCAATGTTCTACATTGGAATGCAGAAGTATAAATATAACTCTTTGGTGTCATTGAGTTTTTTGAGGTTCTGCATTCCCTGTAGCAAGAGAACTGAGATTCATGGTTTAATATTAATGGTGGAagtaattgaaagaaaaaatatatctctaaaaataaaacttcaccagttaatatttgaaaatatttttcttctacagATACAAACACAAGGGCTCAGAAGTCTTCATGCCTACCAACTGAGGCATATTTCCTAGCGCATTTTGTAAGTACAGGGATTTGGTCTGGCCTTCCTCGTTTGAGATTCCCAGGGACGCTCACTTGCTTCCTGTACCCTCACCAGGGGCACCACATTCCCACAAGGTGAGAATGGCCTCTCATTACCTGATTGCCTCCTTCTCCATCATCCCCCTCCAAGGGCTATCTTTGCACTCCCTGAAGGGGGCAGGGTGCAGTCCAGCATGAATTCTGCAACACGGAGCAACATAAGGAACCAAGTTATGGCCCAGGGGGAACCCAGGGCACTCAGATCTGAGGCTTTGTCACGGAACAAGCTCTTCTAGCCTCCGGGTTAACAGCACCCTGGGCAGGCACTCAAGCTGAGCCCTTCACGCTCTGAGACTTTGGTCTGCTCACTGTTCCTCTCTGAGACAGTCACCTCCCTCattgaaagatgaagaaaacgTCCGTGCCTTGGGGTATTGGGAGGACAACACAAGGTCATGTAGATGGAAGAACTTGGTCTCTGCAAAGGTAGAAACTGCCAGCAACTCACTTACAAGGTCACTCATTCTGGGTTCCagttttttctctgaaaaaagaGGGAGTGggtcagacacggtggctcacacctgtaatcccagcactttgggaggctgaggtgggcggatcacgaagtcaggaggtcgagaccagcctgaccaacatggtaaaaccccgtctctactgaaaatacaaaaattagtcaggcatgatggcgtacacctggaatcccagctactcaggaggctgaggcgggagaattgcttgaacccgggaggcggaggttgcagtgagccaagagcgcaccattgcactccagcctgggcaacagagtgagactccgtctcaaaaaaaaagagggagtggGAATCATCTTCATTATTTTACTGATGCTTCAAGAATGGTGAACAAAATGGAGGCCTGTGGAATTCCACCACCAAAAAAATGATAGTATTCATAAGTTGGTGGATTTTGTTTCAgagtatttgaaagaaaaaattagaagtttAGGGTCTTCTAATGTCTCCAGATGTTCCAAATTAGAATGGTGGTCTTTCATCTTAGTCCTTTAATTAACCCTGTACAAAGGAACGTGATAAATAGTAGCAGGTGGAGGACAGTGGAGCAGTTTAGGCTCATGAGCACTTGCCCAGGCTCTGGTGAGCCCACCATGCTGCTGATGAGCTCCTACTCATGCTTCAAGGTTCCTATTAAATTAAACACTCCACAGAAACTTCACCGGTTCACTCCAGACAGAATTAGtccctctctttgtcttttgcaGTGCCCTATCTTTGCCCTACCATAACCTTATCAGACTTTCTTATAATTGTTCAAGttagcattttctttgtttagaGTATGAGTCCCATAAAAGCAGAAACTGTGTCTGACTTCTTTGCCATGGAACCCTGGCACCTAGCGCCatgccttgcacatagtaagGATACAATTCAGACTTTTCAAATAGGGATGAGAAGAGGCTGACAAAAAGTAGATCAATTCTAACATTTGATGAGTTTTTCCTACAAAGAAAATCTTCACTGAACAGTCCAAAGTCCCTCAAATATCAGCTGCCTACTATTTTCTTAAAACTATATTTACTTATGAAAACTTACAatatgctaaaaaacaaaaaaagaaagcctgaTGGTATCCATTCACATGGGGTAATATCTCTGTATTATGGTTAAGGGTCCTAGCTACTCTGGGACACAGTCCAGCTCTGGCCTGCTGACCTGGTGATGCTGGGCATCTCCTAAGTCCTCGGAACCCCAATGtgtccatctgtaaaatgcagatggaAAATATCTAACCCTTAGCTGTGTCATCAAGACGAAATAAAAGGACACATGCAAAGCACATATAAGATTGCTGGCAGAGAGTATAAGAAGAACGTATTATTATCTACATCTTGTCAATCCTTCCTTTATCCAAAATTCCTGTTTTATAAAGGGATCACAGTGTACTTTCTACCTTAAACTCCAGTTGTTTGGTtggttgctttttaatttctctgagtcaGTGATCAGTGAACATTGCACTTGTTCTAAGTTAATGCAGTATTCACTGATCTTCAAAACATCTTAAGAGAACAAGGTAAAAAGTACTGCATCGAGATAATGTGATTAAATCTCATGATGAAAGATAGGCTAATTTAACAGAGATCTGAATTCCTCTACTAAATTTCCAGTGAGTGACTATGGAAGACTTTGCTTCCCTCTGCAAATCCCCTATGAATGTTACCAATCTGGAAATGTGTGGTCACCTAGTCCCACAATTCTACTTTTCTTCCAATTGCAGCC includes:
- the WFDC13 gene encoding WAP four-disulfide core domain protein 13; the encoded protein is MKPVLPLQFLVVFCLALQLVPGSPKQRVLKDILEPPPCISVPENCTQLCTMQEDCQKGFQCCSSFCGIVCSSDTLQKRKRYKHKGSEVFMPTN